A region of Clostridium acetobutylicum ATCC 824 DNA encodes the following proteins:
- a CDS encoding iron dependent repressor, metal binding and dimerization domain protein, translating to MSKNEFFTFTEYMKKDENLLSPSGEDYMEMIYRLSMKTGFTRVNNLASALNVQPPSVTKMLHKLANLKLIKYEKYGVIMLEKAGTELGKSLLNRHNIIEQFLKLLSINDGVLEETEKIEHTINAEILCGMNDLVDFFAAYPDFFKKFNEFRKPKSYP from the coding sequence ATGTCAAAGAATGAATTTTTTACATTTACAGAATATATGAAAAAAGATGAAAATCTTCTATCCCCTTCAGGAGAAGATTACATGGAGATGATATATAGACTTTCCATGAAAACTGGCTTTACAAGGGTTAATAACTTGGCTTCAGCATTAAACGTACAACCTCCTTCCGTTACAAAAATGCTGCATAAGCTGGCTAATTTAAAATTAATAAAATACGAAAAATATGGAGTAATTATGCTAGAGAAAGCTGGAACAGAATTAGGAAAATCATTATTAAACCGACATAATATAATTGAACAGTTTCTCAAATTATTAAGTATAAATGATGGTGTTTTGGAAGAAACTGAAAAAATAGAACATACCATTAATGCTGAAATTTTATGTGGAATGAATGATTTAGTTGATTTTTTTGCAGCATATCCTGATTTTTTTAAAAAATTCAATGAGTTTAGGAAACCAAAGTCTTATCCTTAA
- a CDS encoding methyl-accepting chemotaxis protein yields the protein MKSIKGKILLMIETLIIVVIVGMGILAGMLSSNALRNNNESIMPQIAKSAASYISAKVDDKKNMVEQITFNSVINNSDKSLDEKLAVLNDENKRYKFIKIGIADLNGNVKYNNLTSTNIANREYFKKALSGEIAVSNPIIGKIEKNLEVCFAAPIRQNGNITGILVAINDGNIISSIADEVKFGSTGRVFAIDNTGVKIANYNKTLVAKQDNDFVNVKKNPSLEELVSIERNMAQGKTGSGYYTYGGNKKFAAFAPIKNTTWSLAVIVEQSEMDNQLSKLQKYTAGLAVLFLALAFLIVYLVANNLAKRIKVATDYIVPISNGDFTVEVSKEHIGMKDEIGVMVQAIDNMQKSIKGMLRAVVENSNKISEDSESLSSIAEEMNSSAEAVTLAVGEVTKGATSQAEEMSDITETINEFVSSLDEITAEVNDVDVNSKNIIDLAKDSWIKMNKLATSIKEVTNTFKDFEVKIVQSSEHIKNINEITDFINSIAEQTNLLALNAAIEAARAGEAGKGFSVVSDEIRKLAEQAGQSAEKISGLVGEVYNENKSMVTTTSKVGNDLENQISVVDNALESFTGIVTSINEVIPKINQINRAVVDLNNNKDIISNKVEATAAISEETSAASEEISASSQEMNTSSSTVAKSAANLNDRTREMMNEVKKFKL from the coding sequence ATGAAGAGTATAAAAGGTAAAATACTATTAATGATTGAAACTTTGATTATTGTAGTTATAGTTGGTATGGGAATATTGGCAGGCATGCTTTCATCAAATGCACTTAGAAATAACAATGAAAGTATAATGCCTCAAATTGCAAAATCGGCGGCAAGCTATATTTCAGCAAAAGTTGATGATAAAAAGAATATGGTTGAACAAATAACCTTTAACAGTGTAATAAATAATAGTGATAAGTCATTAGATGAAAAGCTCGCAGTTCTTAACGATGAGAATAAGAGATATAAATTTATTAAAATTGGAATTGCAGATTTAAACGGGAATGTTAAATATAATAATTTAACGTCAACCAATATTGCGAATAGAGAATATTTTAAAAAGGCTTTATCAGGAGAAATAGCTGTTTCAAATCCCATTATAGGGAAAATAGAAAAAAACTTAGAAGTATGTTTTGCAGCACCTATAAGGCAAAATGGTAATATTACTGGAATATTAGTAGCTATAAATGATGGTAATATCATAAGTTCAATAGCAGATGAAGTTAAATTTGGTAGTACAGGAAGAGTATTTGCTATAGACAATACAGGGGTTAAAATAGCTAATTATAATAAAACATTAGTAGCTAAGCAGGATAATGATTTTGTGAATGTAAAAAAGAATCCGTCATTAGAGGAACTTGTTAGTATTGAAAGAAATATGGCTCAAGGAAAAACTGGTTCGGGGTATTATACCTATGGTGGAAATAAAAAATTTGCAGCTTTTGCGCCAATTAAAAATACAACGTGGTCGTTAGCAGTCATAGTTGAGCAAAGTGAGATGGATAATCAGTTATCAAAATTACAAAAGTATACAGCTGGATTAGCTGTTCTATTTTTAGCATTAGCATTCTTAATTGTATATCTTGTAGCAAACAATTTAGCAAAACGAATAAAAGTTGCAACAGACTATATAGTTCCAATATCAAATGGTGATTTTACGGTAGAAGTATCAAAAGAGCATATTGGTATGAAGGATGAAATAGGAGTAATGGTTCAAGCTATAGATAATATGCAAAAATCAATAAAAGGTATGTTAAGGGCTGTAGTAGAGAATTCAAATAAAATTAGTGAAGATTCAGAGAGCCTATCTTCTATAGCAGAGGAGATGAATTCTTCAGCAGAAGCAGTTACACTTGCGGTAGGAGAGGTGACAAAAGGAGCAACATCACAAGCAGAAGAAATGTCAGATATAACTGAGACTATAAATGAATTTGTAAGCAGTCTTGATGAGATTACAGCTGAAGTAAATGATGTTGATGTAAATTCAAAAAATATTATAGATTTGGCAAAAGATAGTTGGATAAAGATGAATAAACTTGCAACTTCTATAAAAGAAGTAACAAATACATTTAAAGATTTTGAAGTGAAAATTGTACAATCAAGTGAACATATAAAAAATATAAACGAAATAACAGATTTTATTAATTCAATAGCTGAGCAGACTAATTTATTAGCACTTAATGCAGCCATTGAAGCAGCAAGAGCAGGCGAAGCAGGTAAGGGATTTTCAGTTGTTTCTGATGAGATAAGAAAGCTTGCGGAACAAGCGGGACAATCTGCTGAAAAAATATCAGGTTTAGTAGGTGAAGTGTATAATGAGAATAAAAGCATGGTAACTACTACATCTAAGGTAGGAAATGATTTGGAAAATCAAATATCTGTTGTGGATAATGCGTTAGAATCATTTACAGGTATAGTAACATCTATAAATGAGGTTATTCCTAAAATTAATCAGATAAACAGGGCAGTAGTGGATTTAAATAATAATAAAGATATAATAAGTAATAAGGTTGAGGCTACAGCAGCTATTTCAGAGGAAACATCTGCTGCATCAGAGGAAATATCAGCTTCTTCACAGGAAATGAATACATCATCAAGTACAGTTGCAAAATCAGCAGCTAATCTTAATGATAGAACAAGAGAAATGATGAATGAGGTTAAAAAATTTAAGCTATAA
- a CDS encoding DUF3862 domain-containing protein: MKSKMKIIFSITMFFALVSVGVIKLNKENAAAYAAKGKALSHHMKNSVKDKKYSMKKFLRINMGMNYKSVENILGVSEKTGQINDKRELMNHQWKNSDDSYIVVITKNNYVVSKIEIGLEKINANISRVKYKKISRGMSYEKVKNLVGKGELLSETNLMGSNSKMYQWVNSDGSSMNITFTNGIVDYKTEKKLK; the protein is encoded by the coding sequence ATGAAAAGTAAGATGAAAATAATATTTTCAATTACTATGTTTTTTGCTTTAGTAAGTGTTGGAGTTATTAAATTGAATAAAGAAAACGCTGCTGCTTATGCTGCTAAGGGAAAGGCTTTAAGCCACCACATGAAGAATTCTGTGAAGGATAAAAAATATAGTATGAAGAAGTTTTTAAGAATAAATATGGGAATGAACTATAAAAGTGTAGAAAATATATTAGGGGTAAGTGAAAAGACAGGACAAATTAATGATAAAAGGGAATTGATGAATCATCAATGGAAAAATAGCGATGACAGCTATATAGTAGTCATTACTAAAAATAATTATGTGGTTAGCAAGATTGAAATTGGTTTAGAAAAAATTAATGCAAACATTAGCAGAGTCAAATATAAAAAAATAAGTAGAGGTATGAGTTATGAAAAGGTAAAGAACTTAGTTGGAAAAGGAGAGTTATTATCTGAAACAAATTTGATGGGGAGTAATAGTAAGATGTATCAATGGGTAAATTCTGATGGATCTAGTATGAACATAACTTTTACTAATGGGATAGTAGATTATAAAACTGAAAAGAAATTGAAATAG